In Penicillium psychrofluorescens genome assembly, chromosome: 5, a single window of DNA contains:
- a CDS encoding uncharacterized protein (ID:PFLUO_007784-T1.cds;~source:funannotate) gives MQPAVSTATPEAGEPAINWDTEVKDLDSPRSRSDHSRSRSSSPDDQRTQLRRFVSHPWGVIDYYLYLTAIERGRDGETRLNETRLLAADGFQRLSFDDLSDAEDTFARAPAGTNPTIFFVSLPVPSYGNEFLCRHLLLGFDLQRHHLLGYLFKNAPDPTDLWKVWEQGKRVIDLHVLRFIDMLEYAAEQRPQIFRGGLLRHFRETQCGFPAGLDLVVAIQFAQFLNDFADLLWHESADQFRAEYKPLENELRRLLQRASCEAWFGSRKGWTARQYRRHKMQEFVASELFFGDEMSAGDHASQSSVAATAGSAIVAAPACGRASSRMSITLMVVAVMMLILGVDLFQVSDWQWVGWLHGVGKSTCLQILGLSD, from the exons ATGCAGCCTGCAGTATCCACA GCTACACCCGAGGCAGGCGAGCCCGCCATCAACTGGGACACGGAGGTCAAGGACCTCGACAGTCCTCGATCCCGCAGCGACCACAGCCGTAGCCGCAGCTCAAGCCCGGATGACCAGAGGACGCAGCTACGTCGCTTTGTCAGTCATCCGTGGGGAGTGATCGACTACTACTTATACCTCACGGCGATCGAGCGCGGCCGCGACGGGGAGACCCGGCTTAACGAGACCCGGCTGCTGGCAGCGGATGGATTCCAGCGTCTCAGCTTCGACGACCTCAGCGATGCCGAGGACACCTTTGCCCGCGCGCCGGCGGGCACGAATCCcacgatcttcttcgtgAGTCTGCCCGTGCCAAGCTATGGAAACGAGTTCTTGTGCCGACACCTGCTGCTAGGGTTCGATCTGCAGCGACACCATCTACTGGGATACTTGTTCAAGAACGCGCCTGACCCGACCGACCTCTGGAAAGTGTGGGAGCAGGGCAAGCGCGTGATCGACCTTCACGTCTTGCGGTTCATCGATATGCTCGAGTACGCCGCCGAGCAGCGGCCGCAGATCTTCCGGGGCGGGCTGCTGCGGCATTTCCGCGAGACGCAGTGTGGATTCCCTGCGGGACTGGACctggtcgtcgccatccagtTTGCGCAGTTTCTGAATGATTTTGCCGATCTGCTCTGGCATGAGAGTGCAGATCAGTTTCGGGCGGAGTACAAGCCGCTTGAGAATGAGCTGCGCCGGTTGCTTCAGCGGGCGTCGTGCGAGGCGTGGTTTGGTTCGCGGAAGGGCTGGACGGCGAGGCAGTACCGCCGACACAAGATGCAGGAGTTTGTGGCGTCGGAGTTGTTCTTTGGGGATGAGATGAGTGCTGGGGATCATGCCAGCCAGAGTTCGGTGGCCGCCACAGCAGGCAGTGCAATTGTCGCAGCTCCGGCCTGTGGGCGAGCATCGTCGCGAATGAGCATTACGCTGATGGTGGTTgcggtgatgatgctgatTCTGGGGGTTGACTTATTCCAGGTGTCTGATTGGCAGTGGGTTGGTTGGCTGCATGGCGTCGGGAAGTCAACGTGCTTGCAGATCCTGGGACTATCGGATTA
- a CDS encoding uncharacterized protein (ID:PFLUO_007785-T1.cds;~source:funannotate) translates to MATQSIPISPSAFAAALEELPLSALYAKVSELRNSMAHLHRSNAELRAFLAETQDPEEEKEELAGYVAENEVVVASMNVRIALLKTEVERRGQVWVETEVKEREDGDGDGGAEQQRLAGNGVVTNGDHAPEQDREGENGVHL, encoded by the coding sequence ATGGCAACACAATCcatccccatctccccctccgccttcGCTGCAGCATTAGAAGAGCTCCCCCTCTCAGCCCTCTACGCCAAAGTCTCCGAGCTACGCAACTCCATGGCGCACCTGCACCGCTCCAACGCCGAGCTGCGCGCCTTCCTAGCCGAGACGCAGGacccggaggaagagaaagaggaacTGGCGGGCTATGTCGCTGAGAATGAGGTTGTGGTTGCTTCTATGAATGTAAGGATCGCGCTGCTGAAAAcggaggtggagaggaggggCCAGGTGTGGGTTGAGACtgaggtgaaggagagggaggatggtgatggtgatggtggtgcgGAGCAGCAGCGTTTGGCAGGCAATGGAGTCGTTACGAATGGGGATCATGCGCCTGAGCAGGATCGGGAGGGGGAGAATGGGGTGCATCTTTGA
- a CDS encoding uncharacterized protein (ID:PFLUO_007786-T1.cds;~source:funannotate), protein MANFLQSVRQGFGRGGNNRNPPKSPSPGSSGPHTPQGGSISNSPSLSNSLAVDNLGANDPDGPKYFFQEKYAPLNVRGNFLTLCACPKNVELGEWLAHQIVEQYRLLHGMLQVIQETNAVTGVPICNETTCPTMSAGRLTYTWLVDGRAAKISAPKFINRVEKWIVSKIHDPVMFPTENVAGAPDTSAVKEVAVMAGAPPPSADANPAGTNGNPDDWIGKSSGFPQTFYKDCQGIMKQMFRCYAHLYHAHWLNPFWHINKHDILNMCFVHFVTVAKYYQLVTDKEMEPMQPLIDLFIKQQRIPPEALNGGHWAQQSST, encoded by the exons TTCTTCAGGTCCCCATACTCCCCAGGGTGGCTCCATATCGAACTCCCCCTCGCTGTCCAACAGCCTGGCCGTCGACAACCTTGGGGCCAACGATCCTGATGGGCCCAAGTACTTCTTTCAGGAGAAGTATGCCCCGCTCAATGTGCGGGGCAACTTCTTGACGTTGTGTGCTTGTCCGAAGAATGTGGAGCTGGGCGAGTGGCTGGCTCACCAGA TTGTCGAACAATACCGTCTGCTCCATGGCATGCTTCAGGTCATCCAGGAGACCAATGCTGTCACCGGTGTTCCCATTTGCAATGAAACCACTTGTCCGACGATGTCTGCTGGGCG GCTGACCTACACCTGGCTGGTGGACGGCCGAGCGGCCAAGATCTCGGCCCCGAAATTCATCAACCGCGTTGAGAAGTGGATCGTCAGCAAGATCCACGACCCGGTCATGTTCCCCACCGAGAATGTGGCCGGCGCGCCCGATACTTCTGCGGTCAAGGAGGTTGCCGTTATGGCGGgtgcgccgccgccctcggcaGATGCCAACCCGGCAGGAACGAATGGCAACCCGGACGACTGGATCGGCAAGTCGAGCGGCTTCCCGCAGACATTCTACAAGGACTGCCAGGGCATCATGAAGCAGATGTTCCGCTGCTACGCGCATCTGTACCATGCGCACTGGCTGAACCCCTTCTGGCACATCAACAAGCACGACATCCTCAACATGTGCTTTGTCCACTTCGTGACTGTCGCCAAGTACTACCAGCTTGTCACCGACAAGGAGATGGAGCCGATGCAGCCCTTGATTGACCTGTTCATCAAGCAGCAGCGCATTCCCCCGGAGGCACTCAACGGCGGCCACTGGGCCCAGCAGTCCTCCACCTAA